Proteins encoded within one genomic window of Alteribacter populi:
- a CDS encoding queuosine precursor transporter — MNKQDKLILLAGVFFTALFVSNVISVKLFTLGSAVLTAGLLTYPLTFLITDSISEVYGKQTAKRVVIIGLLTNLLMIAFFYMAIALPPAGFWEMQQEFEMILGAVPRIVAASLLAYFVSQLFDVHFFHKLKEWTAGKHLWLRNNGSTFASQLLDSTIFVVVAFYGTMPTSALLAMIGVQYFVKIAIAAADTPFIYLMVKWLKKNDSSAKIKEEENYAS, encoded by the coding sequence ATGAATAAGCAAGACAAATTAATTCTGCTTGCCGGGGTCTTTTTTACTGCTTTATTTGTTTCCAATGTTATTTCAGTTAAGCTTTTTACACTTGGGTCAGCAGTGTTAACAGCTGGTCTTCTAACCTATCCGTTAACCTTTTTAATTACTGACTCTATTTCTGAAGTATACGGAAAGCAGACAGCGAAACGAGTCGTCATTATTGGACTTTTAACTAACCTACTCATGATTGCGTTTTTCTACATGGCCATTGCCTTACCACCGGCTGGCTTTTGGGAGATGCAGCAGGAATTTGAAATGATCCTAGGGGCTGTTCCACGAATTGTGGCCGCATCTCTTCTTGCTTATTTTGTGAGCCAATTATTTGATGTACACTTTTTCCATAAATTAAAGGAATGGACCGCGGGCAAGCATTTATGGCTCCGTAACAATGGAAGCACGTTTGCCAGTCAACTGCTCGATTCTACGATTTTCGTTGTTGTGGCCTTTTACGGAACGATGCCGACTTCTGCTTTACTTGCAATGATTGGTGTTCAATATTTTGTAAAAATAGCCATTGCCGCTGCTGACACCCCGTTCATTTATTTAATGGTTAAATGGTTAAAGAAAAACGATAGCTCTGCAAAAATAAAGGAGGAAGAAAACTATGCATCATGA
- a CDS encoding helix-turn-helix transcriptional regulator translates to MNGKILKYHRLKQRKKQDEVCKGICSVSYYSKIENDQIDVSQDLMEQLMSRLEIHETGKSVHDENQLKSLIHQFNELVIDREVQKADNLSFQLHDQLQYSQNPHLLVFYEIVLARLNFLKNEFASAEVLIEKNEVFVKEIEESELRFHFLKMKSVYVYFNQDFQQSLKYLRQADEIRMTLHLPHKDVVDLYYMLGLTAYRVNDINLSMFYVNEAVKVYDSHYDYHRSGDCRLLLGLCYKGLKKYSEAEKQYDLAMKLAKNIQQVHLESKVMQAKGELYAAMDRSLEAIHLFQMSYRLRQGTKRLICVHSILEEFYKLGLYSELTSWIEHGFETLKENEKKSGNFLIMQYYYHFMFYKHIASQSDSDELEKVLKDEIVPFFDENFRDEYIYKYGRFLAEVYERKQHYRKSVGFYKKAMRALERLNHD, encoded by the coding sequence ATGAACGGGAAGATACTGAAATATCATCGTTTGAAACAGCGGAAGAAGCAGGATGAAGTATGTAAGGGGATATGTTCTGTTTCTTATTATAGTAAGATTGAAAATGATCAAATTGATGTGAGTCAGGATTTAATGGAACAATTAATGAGCCGGTTGGAGATTCATGAAACGGGTAAATCTGTTCATGATGAAAATCAGCTCAAATCTCTCATCCATCAGTTTAATGAGTTGGTGATCGACAGGGAAGTACAGAAAGCAGATAATTTAAGCTTTCAACTTCATGACCAACTCCAGTATTCACAAAATCCTCATCTTCTTGTGTTTTATGAAATCGTACTTGCTCGCTTGAATTTCTTGAAGAATGAATTTGCGAGTGCGGAAGTTCTAATTGAGAAGAATGAAGTTTTCGTAAAGGAAATAGAAGAGTCGGAGCTTAGATTCCACTTCTTAAAAATGAAAAGTGTATACGTGTATTTTAATCAGGATTTTCAACAATCACTCAAGTACCTTCGGCAAGCAGATGAGATACGGATGACTCTTCATCTACCTCATAAAGATGTCGTTGATTTGTATTATATGTTGGGTTTAACCGCGTATCGAGTGAATGATATTAATTTGAGTATGTTTTATGTAAATGAAGCTGTAAAAGTTTATGATAGTCACTACGATTATCATCGAAGTGGTGACTGTCGGTTATTGTTAGGTCTTTGCTATAAGGGATTGAAGAAGTATTCGGAGGCCGAAAAGCAATATGACCTGGCTATGAAATTAGCAAAAAACATCCAGCAGGTGCATCTCGAGTCAAAAGTGATGCAAGCGAAGGGGGAGCTTTATGCTGCCATGGACAGGTCGTTGGAGGCGATCCATTTGTTTCAGATGAGCTACCGTTTGCGTCAAGGAACAAAGCGTCTCATTTGTGTCCATTCGATTCTGGAAGAGTTTTATAAGTTGGGGCTATATAGTGAACTGACAAGCTGGATTGAACATGGTTTTGAAACCTTGAAGGAAAACGAAAAAAAATCTGGAAATTTTTTAATAATGCAATATTACTATCATTTTATGTTTTATAAGCACATTGCTTCTCAAAGTGACAGCGATGAGTTAGAAAAAGTTTTAAAAGATGAGATTGTGCCATTTTTTGATGAAAATTTTCGAGATGAGTATATTTATAAATATGGGCGTTTCCTCGCTGAAGTGTACGAACGGAAGCAGCACTATCGAAAGTCAGTGGGCTTCTATAAGAAGGCGATGAGGGCACTTGAGAGGTTAAACCATGATTAA
- the queF gene encoding preQ(1) synthase, which produces MHHERDKEVHQLGSTHTEYSQNYDPSVLEAFENQHPYRNYFVKFNCPEFTSLCPKTGQPDFATIYISYIPDKRMVESKSLKLYLFSFRNHGDFHEDCMNKILNDLVELMDPRYIEVWGKFTPRGGISIDPYVNYGKPETKWERFAEQRLVQHDLYPETIDNR; this is translated from the coding sequence ATGCATCATGAACGTGACAAGGAAGTTCACCAGTTAGGAAGTACGCATACTGAATACAGTCAGAACTATGACCCATCGGTATTGGAGGCTTTTGAAAATCAACATCCTTACCGTAATTATTTTGTAAAATTTAATTGTCCCGAATTTACGAGTCTCTGTCCGAAAACAGGACAACCAGACTTTGCGACCATCTATATTAGCTACATTCCAGATAAAAGAATGGTCGAAAGTAAATCTTTGAAGCTATATTTGTTTAGCTTTCGTAATCACGGAGATTTCCACGAAGATTGTATGAATAAAATTCTAAATGACCTGGTTGAGCTTATGGACCCTCGTTACATTGAAGTATGGGGGAAGTTCACTCCACGTGGTGGCATTTCCATCGATCCGTACGTAAATTACGGAAAGCCTGAAACAAAATGGGAAAGGTTTGCCGAACAACGTCTCGTACAACACGACCTATATCCGGAAACGATTGATAATCGCTAA